From Anopheles coluzzii chromosome 3, AcolN3, whole genome shotgun sequence, the proteins below share one genomic window:
- the LOC120958596 gene encoding uncharacterized protein LOC120958596 isoform X1: MSSKSAFNSCSYAQDIDRTESSKVFEIEQCMYNLSEDFFRQTTLQETVAPVESATTGVVSPEVFDESLNNAAASAAQSVHHIADILQRPISDELMKKLCFSELLLVCDGSETIVGGAAINVSLIAEEVLAAFSSTRLTILGHSTAESELMSFADRNCRPLQERKCETLISGTIRQEKQIQLYFDEAHNVTAYRQESNGLQTESFYGLLSGPGRSGEEDSADDNRPTILPDGLQLLLLRYLVLSNFVGEICSQTIDIQGRVGNCIHQISAAIPVPKHRREGTAEAVKEIRKSTWYSDGTEPEESVSHYDASTGRLLRHGWNSSNYILIENPLGTASPMAIKELEQGMKDYVQTLSGLIKNRASVKEMIDHVDCTVKEMDQCNKIVNPLLRDIIKEV; this comes from the exons atgtcttCCAAATCCGCTTTTAATTCCTGCTCCTATGCGCAGGACATCGATCGCACAGAAAGTAGTAAAGTTTTCGAAATTGAACAATGCATGTACAATTTATCAGAGGACTTTTTTCGCCAGACCACTCTACAAGAGACCGTCGCGCCGGTAGAAAGCGCGACTACGGGTGTAGTCTCACCGGAAGTGTTCGACGAGTCGCTCAACAATGCTGCAGCAAGTGCGGCACAGTCCGTGCACCACATAGCAGATATCCTTCAGCGTCCGATTTCCGACGAGCTAATGAAAAAACTGTGCTTCAGCGAACTGCTGCTTGTGTGTGATGGCAGCGAGACCATCGTTGGAGGGGCCGCTATCAACGTCAGCCTGATAGCGGAAGAAGTATTGGCGGCATTTTCCAGCACCAGACTCACAATTCTTGGGCATTCTACGGCGGAAAGTGAGCTGATGTCATTTGCGGACCGAAACTGTCGACCGCTGCAGGAGCGCAAATGTGAAACGCTCATTTCTGGTACAATCAGGCAG GAGAAACAAATACAACTCTACTTCGATGAGGCCCACAACGTCACAGCTTACAGGCAGGAAAGCAATGGGTTGCAGACCGAAAGCTTTTACGGTTTGCTGTCGGGCCCGGGAAGGAGCGGGGAAGAAGACTCGGCTGATGACAACAGGCCTACTATTTTGCCCGATGGACTACAGCTGCTACTCTTGCGGTACTTAGTGCTGTCCAACTTTGTAGGCGAAATTTGCAGCCAAACAATCGACATTCAGGGAAGGGTTGGAAATTGCATTCACCAAATTTCGGCCGCTATTCCAGTACCAAAGCATCGACGCGAAGGTACAGCTGAAGCAGTGAAGGAGATCAGAAAATCGACTTGGTATTCGGATGGCACAGAGCCAGAAGAAAGTGTATCGCATTACGACGCCTCCACGGGGCGTTTGCTGCGGCAcggttggaatagttcaaacTACATCCTCATTGAAAACCCGCTCGGTACGGCATCCCCAATGGCCATAAAAGAACTCGAGCAAGGTATGAAAGATTACGTGCAAACCTTATCGGGATTGATTAAAAACCGAGCGTCGGTGAAAGAGATGATCGACCATGTGGATTGCACAGTGAAAGAGATGGATCAGTGCAACAAAATTGTAAATCCGCTACTGAGAGATATCATTAAGGAAGTATGA
- the LOC120958596 gene encoding uncharacterized protein LOC120958596 isoform X2, producing MRRTSIAQKTTLQETVAPVESATTGVVSPEVFDESLNNAAASAAQSVHHIADILQRPISDELMKKLCFSELLLVCDGSETIVGGAAINVSLIAEEVLAAFSSTRLTILGHSTAESELMSFADRNCRPLQERKCETLISGTIRQEKQIQLYFDEAHNVTAYRQESNGLQTESFYGLLSGPGRSGEEDSADDNRPTILPDGLQLLLLRYLVLSNFVGEICSQTIDIQGRVGNCIHQISAAIPVPKHRREGTAEAVKEIRKSTWYSDGTEPEESVSHYDASTGRLLRHGWNSSNYILIENPLGTASPMAIKELEQGMKDYVQTLSGLIKNRASVKEMIDHVDCTVKEMDQCNKIVNPLLRDIIKEV from the exons ATGCGCAGGACATCGATCGCACAGAAA ACCACTCTACAAGAGACCGTCGCGCCGGTAGAAAGCGCGACTACGGGTGTAGTCTCACCGGAAGTGTTCGACGAGTCGCTCAACAATGCTGCAGCAAGTGCGGCACAGTCCGTGCACCACATAGCAGATATCCTTCAGCGTCCGATTTCCGACGAGCTAATGAAAAAACTGTGCTTCAGCGAACTGCTGCTTGTGTGTGATGGCAGCGAGACCATCGTTGGAGGGGCCGCTATCAACGTCAGCCTGATAGCGGAAGAAGTATTGGCGGCATTTTCCAGCACCAGACTCACAATTCTTGGGCATTCTACGGCGGAAAGTGAGCTGATGTCATTTGCGGACCGAAACTGTCGACCGCTGCAGGAGCGCAAATGTGAAACGCTCATTTCTGGTACAATCAGGCAG GAGAAACAAATACAACTCTACTTCGATGAGGCCCACAACGTCACAGCTTACAGGCAGGAAAGCAATGGGTTGCAGACCGAAAGCTTTTACGGTTTGCTGTCGGGCCCGGGAAGGAGCGGGGAAGAAGACTCGGCTGATGACAACAGGCCTACTATTTTGCCCGATGGACTACAGCTGCTACTCTTGCGGTACTTAGTGCTGTCCAACTTTGTAGGCGAAATTTGCAGCCAAACAATCGACATTCAGGGAAGGGTTGGAAATTGCATTCACCAAATTTCGGCCGCTATTCCAGTACCAAAGCATCGACGCGAAGGTACAGCTGAAGCAGTGAAGGAGATCAGAAAATCGACTTGGTATTCGGATGGCACAGAGCCAGAAGAAAGTGTATCGCATTACGACGCCTCCACGGGGCGTTTGCTGCGGCAcggttggaatagttcaaacTACATCCTCATTGAAAACCCGCTCGGTACGGCATCCCCAATGGCCATAAAAGAACTCGAGCAAGGTATGAAAGATTACGTGCAAACCTTATCGGGATTGATTAAAAACCGAGCGTCGGTGAAAGAGATGATCGACCATGTGGATTGCACAGTGAAAGAGATGGATCAGTGCAACAAAATTGTAAATCCGCTACTGAGAGATATCATTAAGGAAGTATGA
- the LOC120955317 gene encoding mediator of RNA polymerase II transcription subunit 6, with product MNPGRLGLAPLLQENPLWISWHDSNWIPVLNPGNVMDYFSEKSNPFYDRTCNNEIVRMQRQSLELLNNMTGVEYIPLHVQDPILYVIRKQHRHSPTEATPMADYYIIAGTVYQAPDLASVFNSRILSTVHHLQTAFDEASSYSRYHPSKGYSWDFSSNKAIAEKTKTQTKKEAPVKEEPSSIFQRQRVDMLLGDLLRKFPLPLPQMTNNPTGGNPSDTANASNNHGGAAGDSDHVGADATLIKQEPTEGGVGRGGNNDVPPEKKMKL from the exons ATGAATCCCGGACGATTGGGATTAGCACCGCTCTTGCAAGAGAATCCGTTGTGGATTTCGTGGCACGACTCGAACTGGATACCGGTGCTGAATCCTGGCAATGTGATGGACTACTTTTCGGAAAAATCCAACCCATTTTACGACCGAACATGCAACAACGAAATCGTCCGGATGCAGCGGCAAAGCCTGGAGCTTCTGAA CAACATGACTGGCGTAGAATACATTCCCCTCCACGTTCAAGACCCCATACTGTACGTGATCCGCAAACAGCACCGACATTCGCCGACAGAGGCTACTCCGATGGCTGACTACTACATCATTGCTGGTACGGTGTATCAGGCGCCCGATTTGGCCAGCGTTTTCAACTCGCGAATACTGTCCACCGTGCATCACTTGCAAACGGCATTCGATGAGGCCAGCTCATACTCCCGGTACCACCCGAGCAAAGGATATTCGTGGGATTTTTCTTCCAACAAAGCCA TTGCCGAAAAGACCAAAACTCAAACCAAGAAGGAAGCACCGGTGAAAGAGGAGCCGAGCTCAATTTTCCAACGTCAGCGGGTGGATATGTTGCTGGGCgatttgctcagaaagttccCGCTACCCTTGCCCCAGATGACAAACAATCCTACCGGCGGTAACCCGTCCGATACAGCCAATGCGTCTAATAACCATGGTGGTGCTGCAGGGGACAGCGATCACGTTGGTGCCGATGCTACTTTGATCAAACAAGAGCCCACCGAGGGAGGCGTTGGGCGGGGCGGTAATAATGATGTTCCAccggaaaagaaaatgaaactgTAA
- the LOC120958597 gene encoding uncharacterized protein LOC120958597, whose translation MDEDLGYYIYISLTLVPVYLAFKLVQWMGWELFVNN comes from the coding sequence ATGGATGAAGATCTCGGCTATTACATCTACATTTCGCTAACGCTCGTGCCAGTGTATTTAGCATTCAAACTCGTGCAATGGATGGGCTGGGAATTGTTTGTCAACAATTGA
- the LOC120958595 gene encoding tektin-4 yields MAQLNCPPCTPCASVCIEHQPIQTETSVDNPFHKPRETTAADIKDYQKELLTSPVGLPASDPPPYLPQRAGNSDGYPLAKPMGPIGPWATGRVDWGALSGQTGTRPVVNQYSITRYSVDEWRQRNADMINACETTVDHSVQVENASKNTIIRTYAIADKTQTDCTQSLHVRAKNIDDLKCELDRAISSMQEEIAALERQRRRLKQSLAVLRMPEAIANECLERRTGRPDTELIRDRPEEELIQEISLISEIKAILLQTLANIEQQQSDNRAVRQRMEFDWSEKKVAHENDAVNCNLRNQSTNTLFKPGATRCSNEQSTEIYWEKFTRETLDMYHNCRHKSEQLRNTLDAILTNAARDLRTQADSVERALASRISCMEEIREKLEIDLRTVLQHLADTEIQIDKLKVAIRNMDYAMMVVQTRLDNRNQRPRVENCRDQPQNLLIAEVKSLEVGSSAMNAQLKQEEDVKQELVNRRNELEREIMLKRRTIAIDRDRCQLLRSHFPSSTALSGY; encoded by the exons ATGGCTCAGCTCAATTGTCCTCCCTGTACGCCTTGTGCATCCGTGTGCATTGAACATCAACCGATTCAAACG GAAACATCTGTGGATAATCCATTTCACAAGCCCAGAGAAACAACGGCAGCGGACATCAAAGACTACCAAAAAGAG TTACTAACGAGCCCGGTCGGATTGCCAGCAAGCGATCCGCCTCCGTACCTCCCGCAACGTGCTGGAAACTCGGATGGGTATCCTTTGGCGAAACCAATGGGCCCAATCGGGCCATGGGCGACGGGCCGTGTCGATTGGGGTGCCCTTTCCGGTCAAACCGGCACGCGCCCGGTTGTCAACCAGTACTCCATTACGCGCTACAGTGTCGACGAGTGGCGCCAAAGAAATGCGGATATGATCAATGCTTGCGAGACCACCGTAGACCATAGTGTTCAGGTGGAAAATGCTAGCAAAAATACCATCATACGAACGTACGCAATAGCGGACAAAACGCAAACAGATTGTACGCAGAGTTTGCATGTGCGGGCTAAAAATATCGACGATTTAAAGTGCGAACTGGATAGGGCCATTTCTAGCATGCAGGAGGAAATTGCGGCCCTCGAACGGCAACGCCGACGGTTGAAGCAGTCACTGGCAGTGCTACGTATGCCGGAGGCTATAG CCAACGAATGTTTGGAACGCCGTACGGGACGTCCAGATACGGAGCTGATTCGAGATCGTCCAGAGGAAGAGTTGATACAAGAGATTAGTTTGATTTCGGAAATTAAAGCAATATTGCTTCAAACGCTTGCAAACattgagcagcagcaaagtgACAACCGCGCGGTGAGGCAACGAATGGAGTTTGACTGGAGCGAAAAAAAGGTAGCTCACGAGAATGATGCAGTCAATTGTAATCTTCGCAATCAGTCGACGAACACGCTGTTTAAGCCAGGAGCCACCAGATGCTCTAATGA GCAATCGACTGAAATCTATTGGGAAAAATTTACCCGTGAAACATTGGACATGTATCACAACTGTCGCCACAAGTCGGAACAATTGCGGAACACACTCGATGCGATACTTACGAACGCTGCAAGAGATTTGCGCACCCAAGCCGATAGCGTCGAGCGGGCGTTAGCATCCCGTATATCGTGCATGGAGGAAATTCGTGAAAAGCTGGAAATTGATCTTCGCACT GTCCTACAGCATCTAGCAGACACCGAAATTCAAATCGATAAGCTGAAGGTTGCCATCAGAAACATGGACTACGCGATGATGGTTGTCCAAACGCGGCTGGATAATCGCAATCAACGACCGAGGGTGGAAAATTGTCGGGATCAGCCTCAAAATTTGCTGATTGCAGAAGTAAAATCCCTCGAGGTGGGCTCTTCGGCCATGAACGCTCAGCTCAAACAGGAAGAGGACGTCAAGCAGGAGCTTGTCAATCGCCGCAACGAACTCGAACGCGAAATCATGCTCAAGCGGCGCACTATCGCCATTGATCGTGACCGTTGCCAATTGCTGCGGTCGCATTTTCCTTCCTCTACCGCTTTGAGCGGATATTGA
- the LOC120955316 gene encoding spindle and kinetochore-associated protein 1-like: protein MDQTLDAILQKQLDTIQRIELFLDIYKCKEFVAADLNKLKEDSGEAAEKLSRTREYLETDRKDVCSQFIKIMQKMRRNELLMLHLWEVGPHSEAANAKPAQSDTPKSMPLKELQNDNPSKMHLTDYSKSPFATRSKSKDIHFYDFDAEITEEEFETIPKYLRGRMQLSELIQFLEKDVIKCFEEKYTLMYKHRKAVSNQHDLTAWKDYNSMQAKFPDRKFITQDDLLHKSGKALDKKSYAKLQMLRYLHILQEVRSEGTVYFLWIYSR from the exons ATGGACCAAACGTTGGATGCTATTCTCCAAAAGCAATTAGATACCATTCAACGTATCGAACTGTTTCTGGACATATATAAGTGTAAAGAGTTCGTCGCAGCCGATCTAAACAAATTGAAGGAGGATTCGGGTGAAGCGGCGGAGAAATTATCGCGCACCAGGGAATACCTCGAAACGGACCGAAAGGATGTGTGTTCACAGTTCATCAAAATAATGCAGAAAATGCGACGCAACGAACTACTTATGCTTCATCTGTGGGAAGTTGGACCACACAGCGAGGCGGCAAATGCTAAACCTGCTCAATCAGATACACCGAAATCAATGCCACTCAAGGAG CTGCAGAACGACAACCCCTCGAAAATGCACCTCACAGACTATTCTAAATCTCCGTTTGCAACACGGTCCAAGTCCAAGGATATACATTTTTATGACTTTGATGCAGAAATAACGGAAGAAGAATTTGAGACGATCCCCAAGTATTTGCGGGGTCGCATGCAACTGTCCGAACTGATCCAGTTCCTTGAAAAGGATGTGATTAAATGCTTCGAGGAGAAATACACGCTTATGTACAAACATCGCAAGGCTGTTTCCAACCAGCATGATCTTACTGCTTGGAAAGATTACAACAGCATGCAGGCAAAGTTTCCTG ATCGTAAATTCATCACGCAGGACGATCTATTGCACAAATCTGGCAAAGCATTGGACAAGAAGAGCTATGCAAAGTTACAAATGCTTCGATATCTTCACATTCTCCAAGAAGTGCGCTCTGAGGGAACAGTGTACTTCCTGTGGATTTACAGCAGATAA